GTCTGAGTGAGTCCTTAAACACCGAATGGCCAAAACTTTCAGCAAGTACAACTAGTCCTCCAGTTCTTTCAACTGCAATTTTAAGTTCTGCGATCCCCACCTGAAAGGGGAAACAgcatgcaaaagaaacaagaaataattttaaatgaaCATAAAACGCCAACAAATAAGAAACCTTCAATTTAATCTGTGGAACCCAAGTGTATAAGCTTAAGAAGCTTAATAAATTGTTTAACAGCAATTCTTTTGGGATTAGGACTAGTCTCCAACATATAGAATCCTTCCCCTACATATCAATTAACTATAACGTATTACCTACCCCCTCCGAAAAGAAAAAGTAACATAAATAGATGTCCTACGCATGTTAAACATTTTCTGTTACATATTATTGTATTGGAATAAAGATTTATAACAGGCAAATTAAATGTCCAAACCCCAAAGATTACTATAGTTGGCAaagattaaaaagaaaaatatttagtaACATTGGAGGTTCTATCTTGTTCCTGAGATAGGGTAGTTGGAGGATAGACAACTTGGACAAATGAAATGTTGCCATCTTTCGTAAGTGGTAGTGGAGATTCCTATTAAAAGAATTCTCTTTGGGATAGTTTTCTTAAAAGAAAATATCTACTTAGTGGAACTCTAATATTATGGTTAAAGGGTCTAGTCAAGGACATTGGAAACATATTTCAAAGGGTACCTTTCCCCTCTCCATTATCTTCATGCAATGATGGGGAGTGTAGAAGATTAGTGAGACTGGTGGTAGGAGAGCCTCTTTTCTATGCATCCTATCCGCATCTTTACGGGCTATCTAACTCTCATAACATATCAATGGAAAATGTATGCTTCTTCTCTTATCCAATAAGTTCGAAATTTCATTTTGTAGAATTTGAAAGACTTTGAGGTTAGCGAGGTTTAATCTTTACTCTTCTTTTATTAAAGTAGTTCATTACAAGTTGTTAAACCATATAGAATACGTTGGAAACTTGAATCCTTGGGGCTTTTCTTGCAATTCTTCTTTTTTAGAATTGGTAtgaatacataaaaataaagaaatgtaTGGACTGATTCaagatgaaggaaaagaaacacaGTACTTGGATAATCATCCCTACAAAAAAAAGTAGAGACAAACTTGAAAATCACCTGGTCAAGGGCGCAAGCAAAAAGATCAAGAACATGTCCTTGGTTTACAAGCTGCCTTGAGAGTCCCTCATAGAACTTCACGGCTTTATGGAAGTGTGTGGCAGAATCTTTATCTAGGTCCTTGTGAGAACGAATGGGTTCAGATAGGTTTTTTGACACAATCTACAAAAGATCGCAAGCAGAAAAATCAGTGTAACAAATTAGTAATTAAAAAGGTAAAGTATAATTGCCATCACATGCTATGGCAAAAGAAACATCATGCACTACATGGTTAAACTACCTAATAATTACCATCACAaccatttaaattaaaatttggaggaaaataattaaaaatcaagaaactttgaaaacaaagcaTATAGAAGAGGCATCCcatatatgaataaattgtcAACAGTTATGGTAGTGGCATACTGGCCATAGGTTTAACAATCACATGGTACTTTTAGACCATATCCATGAAAGAAAGGGGAGGGCGAGGGGTGAGCAGTTGGAAAACGCAAGTCAAGGTAGTTCCACTTGTAGTCAAGCACAGAACGTTCACAGGGCTAAATGTGAAAAAGATAAGGACACCCTTAGCCCCACTTTCATtggccgtgtatgttgagcaaAACAGCCAATTACACAAGCCAAAATGCGATATTACACACATATTACTGAAAAAGCTTTACAATTTTCCATCCAACCCTAAGCATTTGAACGTACATTGAGAAAAACAACCATTTGCATAAGCcaaaatgtcagaaaacacaTATAGCCAAAAAGGAATTATAAACTGCCAATGTTCAATAACTAAGCATTTGCATTAGCCCGTTTTGtttgtcttttcattctctAATCTCTTAATCGCAATGACCCCTTTAAGGAAAGCAGTAAAAAAGTAACACCGAAGGACCAAAAAGCGAGataagaagacaaagaaacaaTTTAGGTAAATCCCAAGTAGCAGTACCGCTGCCCAAGAAGTTCCTTAGGAAGCAAACCATATAAAATCGACCACAACCTTCCAACCAACTACCAACCAGGGATAAAATCTCTATCTTCTAAGTTTTGGTAAACTTATCAATTCTTGTTAACAGTGATCTTTGCCGCAAAAAACATATTAGCATCAAACAAGGAGACTCTATTATCTTAAGTTTCGGTGCCAACAAAAATAGATAGTTAAGAATCCTTACAGCACCCATGCCTTCTGTGGAAGGCCCGCCAATAAATGCCATAATCCGAGCCCCAGAACCGGGCACGCAAGCTCCCAACAAGCTGGCCGCAATGCTAAGGGCAGTGCTGGTGCATCGGGTGGCCCTCTGATCTGCGGGCACTGGCCAAGGGTCCTTCTGCAACTCCTCCAACACCGAATTAAGTGCAAACTCACAATCCGAAGCGGGCAGCAAAAATCTGGCAATGCTCTCGGTGCTAAATCCGTCCCGGTGCCCAGCAATGACCCCAGTAGCCGGTTTCGGCTTCTTGAGAAAGAAACTAATCTGTTCAAGCAACTGCTCCTTGTTGACGTCCTTGGATCCTTTGAAAATGTAAGTTTTGGGGACACCGGAGAAACCCAATTCGTGGACATGAACGAAGGTCCCGAAAGTGATGAGCCCCACGAGAGAGTAGTCCGGGAGGAGACCCAGAGCCTGAGACAGAGCGGACTTGAGGAACGACAGCTCCTCCTCGATCATGCAGGTATCGACGACGAAAATGAAGACCGGAGGCGTGGTGGGTTTCTCGAGCGACGAGTCGTATTCGATGGTTGTGTACTGGGGGAAGAGCTCGGCCGGGAGGTTCTCATCAGAGATGGAGGCGTAGTGGGGAGGGAAGTGGTTGCGGGTGAAGCAGAAAGGGCAGATCCAGATCTTGGCGGCGTAATCGACGGTGGAGAATGGGTTGAGGACGGAGCGGCAGGTACGGCAGCGGAGGGCAGCGTAGGGGAGGACGGGCATGGAGGGGAATGGCTTGATTGGAGTGTAGATGGCGGAGACTGGGACTACGCTGTTGGTGGACTCTTGCTTCGTGCCTGGGATTACGTTCCATGGCATTCGAACCCCGTCTTGGGATTCGAGGTCCAGAAATTCACTCATTGTTTTCTGCAATTCAGGATTTGCAGTGGATTGCAGGGAGTGTGAGAGTGGAATTCTGGGTTCGTTTTGTCAGTGGAGGGAGAGGACCTGGTGAGAGTGCGTTTGTCGacggagagagagggggagaagAATGGATGGGCCAATGTTAGAGGATCATGAAGCCAGTTGGTCTTTTTGGACTTGATTTCCCATTTGGACTGACAAATATAATAAGCCCAATTTGTTCGGCTTAAATTATTTCATTTCCATACTAAACAAAACTCACTTTGTCTTCTAGAGCTGAAAAAACGTTACATAACttcttagggtgcgtttgttgtacTGATTATTTTAGACTAGACTAGTCTGAGGGACTAAGCTGAACTGGCTTAGAATAAACTAGCTTACACTAACTTAGCGAAGTGTTTGGTAtagtgtcggactaaaaagtAAGATATAAACaaactataatattatatattatttagcacatatctaataatattttattattttatctaataatattttattattttatctaataatattaattgaaagcttttcctttttcttttttttttgttaggacTTGTCCCTAATTTTACTGTATTTTATTTCCAAAAGAATTAGTTGACCCATTCTCTTGGTGTATTCGTGTAGTACTCGCCATTACGAATGCATGAACACAAGCACAACTGAATTCGAAACTATAATGAAGATTTTACGAATTTTGATACGTCGAGGGTAATTCAATAATTTCACGTTTCATGTATTTTTCTCTTAACTCCCTCATCTTTTCTTgtaactctctccctctcagagAGCACAGTCAACACATAACAACAACGACATCACCTCCACCATCACCGGCTCGCACTCCGACGAACACCACCACCCTCAAAACCTTCACATCACGAACCCAGACCAGGTCAAGGtccctcattctctctctttcacTGCACAGTGACACCACCATTGTTCAAGGTTTCTCGAGGCGAGTTCTTGTCGTTCCCGGCGAAAGTAAGCCTAAAAACTATCTAGAACTTCTTAGATCATGCTTTGGAGTATGATTAGTGTAGTTTTAAGAGCCTTGGTGATGTTTGAACACAAGAATAACTTGGGAAGCCATTTCCTAGTTTTTTGATAAAGTTTACGAGTTAGTCATCGAGAAATGTACCATTCCCTTCGTCTCATCGAGCgatttgattttcatttttgaatcactcaatttcactatgcattgaagaagttatatctATTTAAGCTTTCCCTAGTTTTCGGCTACCTCCGTGACTTTCAGGTGAGATTCAGGCCATCTTCGACCACCATTTGGCtttcaaataggtataatcttgttctacacttatCTAGCTtcgttttgatatattatgggttgaatttggttaagaaacaacAAAGTTAcgaaagctttgaaaatttccCAGTTTTCCAACGAATTTTCCAGTTTCCAGTGGGTTTTCCGGTGGACCTGGTCGACCCGACCCATTGACCCAACCCATTAACCAGTTGACCTAACCCAGATCCAGTTGGAATATTCCGGTGTTGACTTTTCGTTGACTTTTACAAAATTAGCCCAAGACCCTTCTTAGTGTATTTCGACACTCTGATTCCAAATTCACACTTCGTTTccccaaattcaatcattttagtagGGTCTTACTAATTTGTCCTTTTAAGTACTTAGGTGCATTTGTTAATGGAGACCCTGTCCTTCCAGTGTAAACGGCTCTTCGGTGACGGAATATTTGTGAGTGAACCATttctaaaatgcatgattttataACTAGAAGTGCATACACGAAGAGCATGATTTATGGAACGTTTATGAGTTATTGGATTTACAGTTTATGAAATATCATGTTTTATTGAACTTACGTTTACTAAAATATTTATGAACATGGTTTATGATGATGATTTGAGCTAGAATGCTCATATGAatttatgatatgatgtttgagctattAAGCTCcaatgatatgatttggaaatATTATGTTCATGGTTTTCTGTACTTATTTAGTTGGTAATCACaccacacatacacacaacacGAGTACATACATGTCTATGACCATATAACACAGTTTGCGCGCTTTGAGGTTTGAGGTACTTGATGATTATATTCCCAGCTTCACTAGTCAAGGCTAGTGTTGGTGTGctatgtttttcttctttggcGTAATCTAGAGTCATACTGCTTCATCTTCGGGTGATAGACCATATTTTCTTCACTGGTGTAACCCGGtgttatatttcttcactggcACAACCCAAAGTCATACAACTTCACCTTCGAGTGATGGACCATATCTTCTTCACTGGCGTAACCTGGTGTCGTAGATATTCACTTTCGGGTGATGGATATGCCTTCGGTCGACTATGATACCACTAATGagcacactatatatgatatatattttaCGAAGGTTTTCATGGCAtgttagggttttcggaaaTCCTATTATATATTATGCTGTGAGGTTAGTACGTTTAAAGAGaagttggttttattttttatttatattaaacttggtccactcatcttttgttttgcgcccctttcAGGACTTATAAATAGGCATACGATCTTGGCGTTGAGGCATTCCCGTAACAGTAGCTTCGAGTCCTCATCTCGATGTTG
This is a stretch of genomic DNA from Malus domestica chromosome 02, GDT2T_hap1. It encodes these proteins:
- the LOC103407888 gene encoding protein transport protein SEC23 C, which translates into the protein MSEFLDLESQDGVRMPWNVIPGTKQESTNSVVPVSAIYTPIKPFPSMPVLPYAALRCRTCRSVLNPFSTVDYAAKIWICPFCFTRNHFPPHYASISDENLPAELFPQYTTIEYDSSLEKPTTPPVFIFVVDTCMIEEELSFLKSALSQALGLLPDYSLVGLITFGTFVHVHELGFSGVPKTYIFKGSKDVNKEQLLEQISFFLKKPKPATGVIAGHRDGFSTESIARFLLPASDCEFALNSVLEELQKDPWPVPADQRATRCTSTALSIAASLLGACVPGSGARIMAFIGGPSTEGMGAIVSKNLSEPIRSHKDLDKDSATHFHKAVKFYEGLSRQLVNQGHVLDLFACALDQVGIAELKIAVERTGGLVVLAESFGHSVFKDSLRRVFKLGDYELGLSSNGIFEINCSKDVKVQGIIGPCASLEKKGPLCSDTVVGQGSTSAWKMCGLDKATSLCLIFEIVKKEIPDATVQPTSNQFYFQFLTYYQHSSGQMRLRVTTLSRRWVAGPGSLQELIAGFDQEAAAVVMARLVSFKMETEAEFDPIRWLDKSLIHMCSRFGDYQKDSPSSFSLSPRFSIFPQFMFHLRRSQFVQVFNNSPDETAYFRMILNRENVTNSVVMLQPSLISYSFHSGPEPALLDVAAIAADRILLLDAYFTVVIFHGSTIAQWRKAGYQDLPEHQAFAQLLQAPRDDGDQIIKERFPVPRLVICDQHGSQARFLLAKLNPSATYNNEAPLPGGDVIFTDDVSFEVFLDHLQRLAVQ